GAGCCTCCAGGTGGGCGTGATCCCCTTCGGGGGCTGGGTTGAGGTCGCGATCTGAAAGTTTTGTTGTCATTCTGTTTGGACCAGCGACATTCCCATCACTGGTCAGAGTCGGGCAGGCTGTCGGGTTGGACAATGGTCGGCGAAGTGTCTCATGGCGGTTAATAGAGAAAGGGAACGAACTTCTTGGTCTTCTGGGAGTACACGCGAAATTCTTCTCCGTATCGTTTCTCGAGGTAGGAATCTAGCGCTGGGATATGATAGAATACAAACGAGGCGGCCATGAATGCGGGCAGGATCAATGTCCAGAGGTTTGCCGCGAGAAGGCACCAGCCGAGGAATAAGAGAGTGTCTCCAAAATAGTTGATGTGCATGGAGTACTGGAACAGGCCCTTTGTGTAGCAGTGACCCTTGTTTTCGGGATTGCTCTTCCAGCGCTTTCGTTGGAGCTCAGATAAGCTATTCAGGAGCGATCCCGTCAGGAGTAGGCACAGTGCAAACACGTCGAGTTTTCCGAGTGCCGTCGGAGCTTCTCTAAAGGCGCCACCACCGACGAGGAGTAGGCCCAGCTCAAAGAAAGCAAAGAAAAAGAGGAGGCCGAGCACCTCTGACCAAGCCAGTCTTCTTGTCAGTAGATAGGTCACTGTGAAGGTGTGGCGAGCCCAATATAAAAACATACAGGCCAACAGGATGTCAGCGCGGGTAGGATCGGAAAGTTGGGAGCTGATTCCCATAGCTTCGCAGATGAATGAGAATCCTCCGAGTTGCGAGAGCCATACGCCTAGCAATAAAATCGAAAGGTGTCCCAAAATGAAGACCGCCTTTTCTGGGGTCGATTTCCCATGGGACCGATCCACTCCCCCTTGTTCTGTATCCTTAGTGATCATACCGTTTGCGGATGGAGGCTCGCATTTGCCGCTCGTTGGATAGATGAGTTTGCTATACGTTGACCTTGTACTTGAGGTCATTGGCTTCGTCACCGGTCATGCCTCGAAAACCCCACTGATGGGGTGCCTGTTCCTTGATCGTGATCTCTACATCCACGGGCGCCAATGATAGATCTTTCTCTAGCTTCTCGAATAACATCTTGATGAGAGCTTTCTGCGTTTCGGGTGTGCGTCCCGCCATCATATTGATCTCTATCACCGTGTAGGCGTCGCTCCGGCCGCCGGGGTAATAGAAATCTTCCCGATCGAGCGGGATGAATCGGTGAGCCCGCTTGTCTTCGGGCATTCCTAGCACCG
The sequence above is drawn from the Puniceicoccus vermicola genome and encodes:
- a CDS encoding methyltransferase family protein gives rise to the protein MITKDTEQGGVDRSHGKSTPEKAVFILGHLSILLLGVWLSQLGGFSFICEAMGISSQLSDPTRADILLACMFLYWARHTFTVTYLLTRRLAWSEVLGLLFFFAFFELGLLLVGGGAFREAPTALGKLDVFALCLLLTGSLLNSLSELQRKRWKSNPENKGHCYTKGLFQYSMHINYFGDTLLFLGWCLLAANLWTLILPAFMAASFVFYHIPALDSYLEKRYGEEFRVYSQKTKKFVPFLY
- a CDS encoding tautomerase family protein, which gives rise to MIVVYGINEKLNPIKADLSDAIHACMQAVLGMPEDKRAHRFIPLDREDFYYPGGRSDAYTVIEINMMAGRTPETQKALIKMLFEKLEKDLSLAPVDVEITIKEQAPHQWGFRGMTGDEANDLKYKVNV